A single genomic interval of Drosophila virilis strain 15010-1051.87 chromosome 2, Dvir_AGI_RSII-ME, whole genome shotgun sequence harbors:
- the LOC6630399 gene encoding protein Cep78 homolog: MSMFRARETKKRASVVVSVPPLVKKSSKSRSFHFRYLELCRAKNLTPVPDIRSNPNATTFLDLLGDKLGVSEWLLIIEALHYDLVLQTLVIRMRRTNGNNIVLPIDTENRARLFRQKPVIYTRFIFNSLVEAIANCVKLNKNLTVLKLEGLPLQDSYIECIAQSLASNDCLKEVSFQKSYIGDKGCEAVCGTVKYLNHVEIFNVSECNISPKGAEYVADMIKMQKITRFSEGWEKSLRYRSVDVDSISGLRTIGLANNPDLGDNGLRPIAEVLKEDAWVKSIDVENCGLTDCGANIILECLSLNNAITEFNVRHNDGISKFLMRQIRDHFGKEDEEKMKEPKYDLSCINGLQSLPKSQKYSVSQLLAHTKTLEEQLSLERTLRKKAEKLNEKLNNQLMSMDQGTPMPPPPPEKVVDNNALPKGYVLVKNDLLQSFTKTFKNGPPTASQFNQLVNSAVTSSDSTPRSANATLRKQQQMYEMEQAPPELQVQGNDDESEQAYAVMADGQQMRQQLQVRKVRSEMKYVEAFSKENAKKRESKSDHEFANERDFKLNPNVQFEVDIGDGCLVNEQQMERKRYEGREDGDYYEQDMAQKPHGNAQYEGEYIGDGVRNDNRKHIAKIKKQYSDIGNSQMALYMAELERKINSKSSKKRHKSKQQSNESNQGREAVNGDYMQVESYMANMEDSSVDSATNGSDSEENEKTEGTARGQAESAMQPMKVFMRRTTHYEEEEVELCDDKDTEDHIVSPRSVYLDMQRKKNENNH; encoded by the exons ATGTCTATGTTTCGTGCACGCGAGACCAAGAAGAGGGCTAGTGTGGTGGTATCGGTGCCTCCGCTGGTGAAGAAGTCGAGCAAGAGCCGTTCCTTTCATTTTCGTTATTTAGAGCTTTGTCGCGCCAAGAACTTGACACCAGTGCCAGACATACGCTCAAATCCCAATGCTACCACATTCCTAGACTTGTTGGGCGATAAGCTGGGCGTCAGTGAATGGCTACTGATCATCGAGGCGCTGCACTACGATCTTGTGCTCCAAACCCTGGTGATACGCATGCGCCGCACCAATGGCAACA ATATCGTTTTACCCATCGACACGGAGAACCGAGCACGACTCTTCCGTCAAAAGCCGGTTATATATACGCGCTTTATTTTTAACAGTCTTGTCGAGGCAATTGCCAATTGCGTAAAGCTTAACAAGAATCTAACCGTACTAAAACTAGAGGGTCTGCCGCTGCAGGATAGCTATATTGAGTGCATTGCCCAGTCGCTTGCCTCGAATGACTGCCTCAAGGAGGTGAGCTTCCAGAAATCTTACATTGGGGACAAGGGCTGCGAGGCGGTTTGCGGCACCGTCAAATATCTGAATCATGTGGAAATCTTCAATGTTTCCGAATGCAATATAAGCCCAAAGGGTGCTGAATATGTCGCCGATATGATTAAG ATGCAAAAGATTACGCGTTTCTCAGAGGGCTGGGAGAAGTCGCTGCGCTATCGCAGTGTGGATGTCGATTCAATTTCAGGTCTACGCACAATTGGTCTGGCCAATAATCCAGACTTGGGCGACAACGGACTTCGGCCGATTGCTGAGGTGCTCAAGGAGGATGCCTGGGTCAAGT cTATCGATGTGGAGAACTGCGGTCTCACCGATTGTGGCGCTAACATAATATTGGAGTGCCTCAGTTTGAATAACGCCATCACCGAGTTCAATGTGCGGCATAACGATGGCATCAGCAAGTTCCTAATGCGTCAGATACGGGATCATTTCGGCAAGGAGGATGAGGAAAAGATGAAGGAGCCGAAATATGATCTCAGCTGCATAAATGGGCTGCAGAGTTTGCCCAAGAGCCAGAAGTACAGCGTTTCCCAGCTGCTTGCGCACACCAAGACCCTGGAGGAGCAGCTATCCTTGGAGCGCACACTGCGCAAAAAGGCTGAGAAACTGAACGAGAAGCTCAACAACCAGCTTATGTCCATGGACCAGGGCACACCgatgccgccgccaccgcccgAGAAAGTGGTGGACAACAATGCACTGCCCAAGGGCTATGTCCTAGTGAAGAACGACTTGCTGCAATCCTTTACCAAAAC CTTTAAGAACGGGCCGCCCACGGCCAGCCAGTTCAATCAGTTGGTCAACAGCGCGGTCACCAGCTCCGATTCAACTCCACGCAGCGCCAATGCCACACTAcgtaagcagcagcaaatgtaTGAAATGGAGCAGGCTCCACCTGAGTTACAGGTGCAAGGAAACGACGACGAGAGCGAGCAAGCATATGCTGTGATGGCCGACGGTCAGCAGATGCGCCAGCAGCTCCAGGTGCGCAAGGTGCGCAGCGAAATGAAATATGTTGAAGCATTCTCCAaagaaaatgccaaaaaacGCGAGTCCAAATCTGATCATGAATTTGCCAATGAGCGCGAT TTCAAGCTTAATCCCAATGTGCAGTTTGAGGTGGACATTGGCGACGGTTGCCTGGTGAACGAGCAGCAAATGGAACGCAAACGCTATGAGGGCCGCGAAGATGGTGACTACTATGAGCAGGACATGGCACAGAAGCCACATGGCAATGCCCAGTACGAAGGCGAATACATTGGGGATGGGGTGCGCAACGATAATCGCAAGCATATTGCCAAGATCAAGAAACAGTATAGTGATATAGGCAACAGCCAGATGGCCTTGTACATGGCCGAGCTGGAGCGTAAGATTAACAGCAAGTCCAGCAAGAAGCGTCACAAATCCAAGCAACAGTCAAATGAATCGAATCAGGGGCGCGAGGCTGTGAATGGCGATTATATGCAGGTCGAATCGTATATGGCGAATATGGAGGATTCGTCGGTGGATTCAGCCACGAATGGCTCGGACTCTGAGGAAAATGAGAAGACGGAAGGAACGGCACGTGGACAGGCAGAGAGTGCCATGCAACCAATGAAGGTATTCATGAGACGCACAACACACTACGAGGAAGAGGAAGTGGAACTATGCGATGATAAAGACACTGAAGATCATATTGTTTCGCCACGTTCCGTCTATTTGGATATGCAGAGGAAAAAGAATGAAAATAATCACTAA
- the His4r gene encoding histone H4, producing MTGRGKGGKGLGKGGAKRHRKVLRDNIQGITKPAIRRLARRGGVKRISGLIYEETRGVLKVFLENVIRDAVTYTEHAKRKTVTAMDVVYALKRQGRTLYGFGG from the exons ATGACTGGACGTGGAAAGGGAGGCAAGGGACTGGGCAAAGGAGGAGCTAAGCGCCATCGTAAGGTATTGCGAGATAACATTCAGGGTATTACCAAGCCGGCTATCAGGCGTCTTGCTCGTCGCGGTGGAGTTAAGCGTATCTCCGGCTTGATCTATGAGGAGACACGCGGCGTGCTCAAG GTGTTCTTGGAAAACGTCATCCGTGATGCTGTCACTTATACTGAGCACGCCAAGCGCAAGACCGTCACTGCCATGGATGTTGTCTACGCCTTGAAGCGCCAGGGACGCACCCTGTACGGTTTCGGCGGctaa
- the LOC6630397 gene encoding uncharacterized protein, with the protein MTNVCDNSRPYWSDEVIIFVITTIRNTPYMWDKTHKDYSIRYLKHNFWKNLRWTLEKRFKFRAYTNELARKWLNLASYYRLQQKAIFDAKARGAQPEEIKRLEGWKFFQQLKFLPFVVYDKNSVDAENLYDSTHSDDSDNVSSRALEENQAVNEHKTEPGSPLESSSERTPKVQPINKSSKQIAIEELNVPMENIEAEVEETTPIAIEPVIDDTQSTPSFHYGMAIAQDVFELDENLKIDAKMEIMQVIVKYQKQQLHRTVMNLAGS; encoded by the exons atgacAAATGTTTGCGATAATTCGAGACCATACTGGTCGGACGAggtgattatttttgttattacgACAATTCGCAACACACCGTATATGTGGGACAAGACCCATAAAGATTACAGTATACGTTACTTAAAACACAATTTCTGGAAGAACCTAAGATGGACTCTGGAAAAAAGATTCAAATTTCGAGCCTATACAAATGAGTTGGCCAGAAAATGGCTTAATCTAGCATCCTACTACCGGCTACAACAGAAGGCAATTTTCGATGCAAAAGCTCGCGGAGCACAGCCGGAGGAAATAAAGCGTTTGGAAGGTTGGAAATTCTTTCAACAACTGAAATTTCTGCCCTTTGTTGTCTACGATAAAAACAGTGTGGAT GCGGAAAATCTATATGACAGCACGCACTCGGACGACTCGGATAATGTGAGCTCCAGGGCACTGGAAGAAAACCAGGCTGTCAACGAGCACAAAACCGAACCTGGCAGTCCCTTGGAGTCATCCTCCGAGCGAACTCCAAAAGTGCagccaataaataaaagttctaaacaaattgcaattgaggAATTGAATGTGCCAATGGAGAATATTGAGGCGGAAGTCGAAGAAACAACACCAATTGCTATAGAGCCCGTGATAGATGATACACAAAGCACTCCCAGTTTTCACTATGGCATGGCTATTGCTCAGGATGTTTTTGAGCTGGATGAGAACTTAAAAATTGATGCTAAAATGGAAATTATGCAAGTAATTGTTAAATACcagaaacaacaactgcaCCGCACAGTAATGAATCTTGCCGGCAGCTAA